The window TCGATCTCCAGTATTGGAGTAATATTTACAGATTTATGCAAACAAAAGTTATGTTGTCATGTAATGATGTAAATGATGATACTAAAAGAACCAATATGGTAGGATAGATAGCAAGTTTTACCACGTTCTAAGGCCTCGGAGATGTCACACTCTTTTGTTACCATTCTTTCCAAAACCAGTATCTTGCATCATTGCTACAAATTCATTGTAGTCAATGCGCCCATCCTGAAGAGAAAATAAGCATAGGAAGCTCATTAGTTTGAAGTTTGATCATTCATCATTTCTAGTGCCTATAATCATGTTCTTATTTATGTTCCTACATGAGTGTATTTGTATGGTATTAGAAATAAAATTCTGATTAGAATGAAAAGACCACGAGTATACATTATCTTGATCAACTTCACGCATAAGTTCTTCCATGGGAATATTGCTCAAACCAAACTTCTCACAAGCCTGTTGGAGTTCTTCTTGTGTGATATATCCACTACCATCTTGATCAAAATATGAAAAAGCAGCATACATGTGATCTTCCTTCTGGACTTTGTTTAGATGAAGCATAGCAGCAATAAACTCTCCATAGTCAATGGTACCACTATTATCCATATCTGCCTGCATTTTTCCATGGAGAAGGTTGTTAAATAAGGATCAGATTCGAATCAATGctaatatgtatgattttgataattTCATTAGGAATGCAACTAAGAGATCAATATATCTGATGCTGTTGGATATAAAACAGCTTAGTTTTGCTTTGTTATCAGAAAACAATTGTGATTGTTTGGATCTTGCTTTGGGTGTATCTTGGAAAAAGTAGGTTATGGTTGTTGGAAATAAACCTTTGTGTAATGCAAAGAATAAAGAAATTATCCTCTTTCCTCTATTTATTCTTGTGTGTCCCTTTTCTTTTATTCTTCCTTGTCTTATGTGGAAGACAAAGTGTCCCTCATTGATCGTGGAAAGAACTTTCTTACTCCTTATATTGAAGTCTTCCTTTAGGATTGTAAAAGAGCTAGTAAAAGGGAGTGGTCTCGCCCACATGTGAATTGGGCTTGCAAGGCAAAACGAGTTGATTTGCCCTCCCATAAATTTGAGGCCAAATCCACATCTAGACACAGAAAATCCTGTTTTCTTATTAGAAGTTATTGTGCAATTTTTCTAACAATGCTGAGTCAAGCAAGTAGGAAAGCTATTGAACACAACAAATAAAAACAAAACCAAAAATGAAAAAGGAACTTGTACATACCGCTTGCATTAAATTGTTTATCTCTGAATCCTTAAGATCTGCACCTACTTTTTCCAAACCCTTTTTCAGTTCCTCTAGCGTAATATGTCCACTGTTATCTGCGTCTATCATTTTGAACATTTGCTTCAATCCTGCAATTTCCTCTCCAGAGAGATTTTCGGCAATAACCTGAATAAAACAGTCGTACTTGGTCAAGCATAAGTATGCAAAACCTAGTATTAGTTGATAAGAGTAATATGTGAGGATAACCTTCTCCTGGTCCTCATTTTAAAATCACTACGAAATATAGAACAACATATCTTGCGGCATATTTGAAATAATCAAAGACGGGCCTGTCCGAAAATAGAAAGGAGAAATGGAGAATTACTAGAAAATAGCCTTGCCTCTTTCCATTTTAGAAAAGATATAGTTCTCACATATGTTTCTACTTAGAGATTCTATACTGTCAAAATGACAAATACCACTACTATAGTAAGATCAGTGACAAGCGTGCCAAGAATTGTAACAACTTACTCTGATTGCTATCTTCTTTAATTTATTCATTGCAGAGAATTGATTGAGACGAGACAGAACAGCAGAATCAAGAGCCTTATCTGGAGCAACTCCACCTACACGGACCCATGGGTGACCTGCAATAGACAATAAACAGTTTTCCTTTCAACTTAAAGAGCATCCAAATGAACTCTTAACCAAATATACAACAGACAAATGGACTTCTTCAGACCACTGATAAGTTAAAAAACTGTTCGGTCTCTATGAATGCTTTTGCAATTACATTTCCCCTGTATATGTCATAGTCTCTGTTAAGCAATCAGTCAAAAAAGCTCAAGTAAAAGGTCAGAATCTCTGTTAACCTATGCATCACAGAAGCTCAAAGTAGAAGATCAGAATCTTCCTCATACTTCATCATTTCTTAACCAATGATATAGACATGGGGACAAGAATATTTCTGCAACAAATAGCACAGCAGCTTTACATGTTCAACCCTAAGAATGATTTAAGAAGTATGTCAGTCTTTTCAGCAGACAAGTATGCAGACTGCATGACCATATAACGCAGAGAATAAAGGATGAGAGGTATCAAGCCAAATACTCAATAATACAAATGGATGTAAAGAGAATAAAGGATTGGATTAGTTAATACTGCATCTTACAGAGAACTTCGTGAGCTGTCAACCGCTTTTTGGGATCTCTCACAAGCATTTTTCTGACTAGATCTTTCGCACTTTCTGATATAGCTGGCCAAGGTTCTGATACTAAGTCAAGTTCCCCTTTCACAATCTGTTCAAATATTCCTTGCTCCGTCTCTGATAGAAAAACATCAACATGCATTAGGCGGAATGGTCAGTATCACATTACCTTAAAACTAAAGAAGCAATTTGTGAATAAAGAAAGTCATAAGATCTCACCATCCCAAAATGGAGGCACACCGCTAAGAAGTATATAAATAATTACTCCAGCACTCCAAATATCACATTCTGGACCATAACGCTTCCGCAGGACTTCTGGGGCCACATAGTAAGGGCTTCCAACCACATCCGTGAAGGTTTCACCTGGATACAAAATATTTTCATTCTTAGTCAGGCATCGGAAAGGAAGCGACAACAGCTAGAAGAAACAGAAGACAGCAAAAATAAGATCCTGTAATTCATGCAGGAATTGTAATTATAACAAGAATGCTCCAAGTTACTAGACCAACTTAAGAATATTATGTACTTGTCCATAGAAATcaatttatatagagatataggcTGTGATCTTTTAATAAGATTCCAAAATCCATGCCCCAGAAGTGACGAGATCACTTTCTAGAAAAAGCATCAGAAATGTAGGCGTCCTCTGAAGATGATTTCCACTTGTTTTAACACCATATTAACAAGAAATTATGGGCTTTAGTGGCATTAAATAGCAAAGGTTCCGCGACCAGATTGTCAAAGTACAGGACCAGATATCTGGAGAAGTTCAGGGGGTCTTGTCTGCTAGTCCATGACAAATAACTTTGCATGATAGAGTTTTAAGAATACAAAAGGCATCATTGTGCTATCTTCTGACGGGAGAAACCAATTCAGAAACTTATCTACTGTCATGCAATAGATGTCTAAACAAgactttcttctcttttttttgttGTTAAACTCTTAACATGCATTGACAAGTCAACAGTAATTTgtggaaataaagaaaaataatgaaGGAAGGTCCTCGATGAACTATCATGTTCATAAATGGTGGAAAAAAGAAGATTGAAAAACATCCTTAACTAAAGCTCTAAGTATGTGTATATTGGATCGACCCCCATATTAACATAGCAAACAAATGATATGCAGGTTAATCTATTATCATTGCACGCATGAATTTGAGTTCAACAATTTCCAGTAAGTGTCTGATAGATGACTGATCGAGGGGCGAGATTAACACAAGTCTTGAGGAAACCTAATTTGCTTAAGCAGAATGCATACCTGGTCTAAAGAACACCGATAACCCGAAGTCAATGGTCTTCAACGGTGACTCCTCTTTCTCATTGACAAAAAGGAAGTTCTCAGGTTTGAGGTCTCTGTGCATAACGCCTAGTGAATGGCATGCTTCCACAACACCTACTATTACCCTTGCAAGTTCAGCAGCCTTCTTCTCTGAATAATGCCCCCTCTTTATAATCCTATCAAAAAGCTCTCCACCCGCACAAAGCTCCATTACGACATGAACAGCGACAGCATCCTCATAAGCCCCAACAATCTGTACAACACTAGGGTGCCCTGCCAAGTGGTGCATTATCTGAATCTCCCTCCGGACATCCTCCACATCTTCTTCAGTTGTCAACTTCCTTTTAGCAATTGACTTACATGCAAATTCCTTTCCTTCAGCTTTATCCACACACAAAAATGTTGTCCCGAACTGCCCTTGTCCTAGTTTCCTTCCTAAACTATAAATTTCTTTCAAGTTGCCCGTTTTTCGCCCCAAAACGGATTCGACTTGGAGGCCTGCACTCAATACTCGCTTAAGATTACTAGACTTGTTTCTTTTCACATCCTCCACTGCCTTATTATTTACAGTGTCTTCCACTTTGACACCCTTTTGGGAATTTGTGGATTTGTCATCCTGAGGCTTATCTCCAGGTATTTGAAGATGTGGAGGAGGGGTGTTCTGGACATTAGAGTTATTAGAATCAGAGCCTTTTCCATCTGTCTTTGATGAATCTGCTGAATCTTTGTTCAAAGTGGGTCCCGAACATGTATTCCCCATCAAAAAATATCAACATAAACATAAGATATTGCTCAGAATCAAAATCCCAACTTTCCTCGAATCCCAATATCATCCAGACTTGCTTTTAATTTGTTGATACCATAAACAACAACAGCAATGAAAAATCCTTCAATTTTTCCCTTGAAATTCAACAAGAAGATGAGAAACAAACAGAGAATGATGCAATGCTCAAACTGGCCCCCAGAAACCAAACCAGAAAATGAAAAATTGGGAAAGAAATGAGGTAACTCTTATTGTTTTTGGTTTTTGGGGGGGTGTTGGGAGGACTGAGAAGATGGCTGGGAAGAGGAAGATGTATGGATCAATTGGATGGTTTAAAAGGTGGATGGTTGATTGATGATTTGCAGTGCAACTttgtgcatgcatgcatgcaTGTGTTTTGTGTAACTGATAATTACGGTTCACATTCTACCACCCACAGAGGATTTTTACTATTTCAACCTATAATAATTAATTCTATTTGGATAACCAAGTGAAATTATATTACAAAGTGATTAAATGTGGATCTCATAACATTGAGCACTACAAGAATATCTTGTATTTAATATAGGTTGATAAGTAGTTTGATTACGGGGTCTTTTGGCTACCTACATATAGTTGAAAATAATCTCGATATTAGTTTGTCATATGTGATAATTTCCGTATTATTTATATTAAATTCGATGTGAACTAACAAATACTATTACTAGTAAAACATGCATAAGTGATAGGTGAACTAGTAAAACATGCATAAGTGATAGGTGAACTAGTAAAACATGCATAAGTGATAGGTGAACTAGTAAAACATGCATAAGTGATAGGTGAACTAGTAAAACATGCATCGTACATGACTGAGTATATCCTTTATATTATTACTTATTCCTCGTTCATGTCACGTCTccaaccatggcctgggcgaaacacgacactcggtgccttactgcatgtgactgagcgaaccacatggcttgctgaatcatcatgaggcataacatgagcggaatataacgtgaatgcatgatgagcctttataaaacgtagtaagtcataatacttaataaaaatacttgtttaaacatgagtgcggaaataacatgaatgagccaaaatgactatacgactccgaatgtctgacataacataactgacttgtctagtctatgaaacctctatcatgagtctgactggaaaacatacttactgggacaaggaccccagcataccttagatgcataactaatcataaaacaaaacttgactaaaccccgaatgagatggggctcaccaatagcctgatacgaatgttgtcctactgagcagatgtgtcgtcctgtatatcagtgcctgcattgtgaaatgcaggccccccgggcaatagaaaggggacgtcagtacttagaatgtattggtatgtaaagcaactgaatgcaataacatgggacatgaaataataaatgttatatcccgtactttcgtgtattcgggaaaattcgaaacaactttgatttgtaaggaatacgGTTATATGTTGATGTGaattaatatatatgtgtgttgtctaTGGAAGATGTCATTGTGGAGGTGTTGAAGAAGGccagggcaaatttggaattttgaaaatttgtttcgggaattacaaaacgagatttctaacgaattgggcccaagaaaaattagagaaaattgGGGCCCAAACCacaaaagtggccggccatggtccaatatatagtggcccaagtccatggattaaatggtcatgtgatgatCATGTGACATATATTAAGGGAACAATATTATATATTCATGTATAGCCATTGGAATGTTCAAGAAAGAGAACAAAATCACATTGAGGAGCTAAAggggcctctcggccgaacctagctaaagaaaaaaaaaattcaagcctttgtttccaatccaaaaatcttgtctttcttgaattattgataagttcaaggcgctcttcaacgcggtataattagtttagcgagagagcgacgtttgcgtcGAGTCGGGATTtcaaggaaaaggtaagaattttcattcttttacatgttataaatggtttatgTATGTGGTAGAGTGTAGAATGGAATGAAAACTACGGGAATGTTGTGTATTGGATATGGTCGTGTGGTGTGTGcatgtgtgtttggccgtgagccatggatAGTGAA is drawn from Lycium barbarum isolate Lr01 chromosome 8, ASM1917538v2, whole genome shotgun sequence and contains these coding sequences:
- the LOC132607611 gene encoding calcium-dependent protein kinase 20-like produces the protein MGNTCSGPTLNKDSADSSKTDGKGSDSNNSNVQNTPPPHLQIPGDKPQDDKSTNSQKGVKVEDTVNNKAVEDVKRNKSSNLKRVLSAGLQVESVLGRKTGNLKEIYSLGRKLGQGQFGTTFLCVDKAEGKEFACKSIAKRKLTTEEDVEDVRREIQIMHHLAGHPSVVQIVGAYEDAVAVHVVMELCAGGELFDRIIKRGHYSEKKAAELARVIVGVVEACHSLGVMHRDLKPENFLFVNEKEESPLKTIDFGLSVFFRPGETFTDVVGSPYYVAPEVLRKRYGPECDIWSAGVIIYILLSGVPPFWDETEQGIFEQIVKGELDLVSEPWPAISESAKDLVRKMLVRDPKKRLTAHEVLCHPWVRVGGVAPDKALDSAVLSRLNQFSAMNKLKKIAIRVIAENLSGEEIAGLKQMFKMIDADNSGHITLEELKKGLEKVGADLKDSEINNLMQAADMDNSGTIDYGEFIAAMLHLNKVQKEDHMYAAFSYFDQDGSGYITQEELQQACEKFGLSNIPMEELMREVDQDNDGRIDYNEFVAMMQDTGFGKNGNKRV